In Candidatus Nitrosarchaeum limnium SFB1, the following proteins share a genomic window:
- a CDS encoding transcription regulator: protein MATSFVLINCEFNSEKDIIEQLKSIDGIEQVYGVFGAYDILAKIESEDIKKIRGTITAKIRKIKKISSTLTLVVIEE from the coding sequence ATGGCAACGTCTTTTGTTTTAATAAATTGTGAATTTAATTCAGAAAAAGACATTATTGAACAACTAAAAAGCATAGATGGTATTGAGCAAGTCTATGGGGTTTTTGGTGCATATGATATTTTGGCAAAAATTGAATCAGAGGATATTAAAAAAATCAGAGGAACAATTACAGCAAAGATAAGAAAAATCAAAAAAATCAGCTCAACTCTGACTCTTGTGGTTATTGAAGAATGA